A genome region from Candidatus Dadabacteria bacterium includes the following:
- a CDS encoding ABC transporter ATP-binding protein, which yields MLEIKNLNVSFPSEGGELEVLGDVSLSIGEGRIVGVVGESGCGKTLTALSVMGLLPVPPARVNSGEVIYKGENLLSLTERELRHYRGNRISMIFQEPMSSLNPVYTVGDQIGEVIRVHENVSRKEEKRRVVDLLDTVGIPSPAERYSSYPHELSGGMCQRVMIAMALACSPELLIADEPTTALDVTIQAGILSLIKSLRDRMGMAVMLISHDLGVISNVADDIYVLYAGKVVEQGSVEQLFSAPAHPYTIGLINSIPGQSAGEELHSIRGTIPSPGEFPEGCRFNNRCEYAEGKCFEAQPDLYSVSDFHGSACFRYEMFLENGVE from the coding sequence TAGGAGAGGGGAGGATAGTCGGGGTCGTAGGGGAAAGCGGCTGCGGAAAAACCCTCACCGCTCTTTCCGTCATGGGGCTTCTGCCCGTGCCGCCTGCCAGGGTGAACTCGGGGGAAGTTATATACAAGGGAGAAAACCTCCTTTCGCTCACCGAGCGGGAACTCAGGCATTACCGCGGAAACAGGATCTCCATGATATTCCAGGAACCGATGAGTTCCCTTAATCCCGTTTACACCGTGGGGGACCAGATAGGCGAGGTCATAAGGGTTCACGAGAACGTCTCGAGAAAAGAGGAAAAGAGAAGAGTAGTTGATCTGCTCGACACAGTCGGCATTCCCTCTCCCGCGGAGAGATACTCGAGCTACCCGCACGAGCTGAGCGGGGGAATGTGCCAGAGGGTAATGATCGCGATGGCCCTTGCTTGCAGCCCCGAACTGCTGATAGCCGATGAGCCGACGACCGCCCTTGACGTGACCATCCAGGCGGGGATTTTGTCCCTTATAAAAAGTCTTCGGGACAGGATGGGGATGGCGGTCATGCTTATATCCCATGACCTCGGGGTTATCTCAAACGTTGCCGACGACATCTACGTTCTTTACGCGGGGAAGGTGGTTGAGCAGGGAAGCGTTGAGCAGCTTTTTTCCGCCCCCGCGCATCCCTACACCATAGGGCTTATAAATTCGATTCCCGGCCAGTCGGCGGGCGAGGAGCTTCACTCGATCAGGGGTACGATTCCATCTCCGGGCGAGTTCCCCGAAGGGTGCAGGTTCAACAACCGCTGCGAGTATGCGGAAGGAAAATGTTTTGAGGCGCAGCCGGACCTTTACAGCGTTTCTGATTTTCACGGTTCAGCCTGTTTCCGCTACGAGATGTTTTTGGAAAACGGGGTGGAATAA